In the genome of Crassaminicella thermophila, the window TTGGGAATATTACCATAAAAAACGCTCTAGTATCTCGTTACTTATTTTTCAATGTTTTTGGAATATTACTATCCTTTTAATTGGTTACTATTTAGGCAAACACTAAAAGAATATTTCTAGTATCCGCCCAAAGATTATTCCAAAAATTATTCCAAATATAAACACTACTACTCTATTATGTAAGTACATGGAGTTTTCTGCTTCTATACATCTAATAGCCATGAATCTCATATCTATTTGTCTCATTTGTTGCTCCAGTTTTTTAATCCTCTGCTCTAAATCCATCTTCTTCCCTCCTTTACCAAAATTTACAGCTATTTTTGTGTTGTTAAGTGTGAGAAAATAAGTTAAGCAGTATTCTTATCACCAATAAGTGATAGTTCTATTTTATACCCTAGACCATCTGCTAATTTTTGTAGTGTATCTATGCTAGGAGTAGTTTTAAAGTTTTCTATGTTTGAAATATGTTTTTGACTTATACCTGTTTTATTTGATAACTCAACCATTGTAATCCTATTTTTAATACGTATACTTTTTAAATTATTAATTATCTCATTAATCATATTATCACCCCCTAGTTATTTTATCGGTTTAATATTATCACCTATTAGTTATAATGTCAACTATATTTTTATCACTTTTAGGTGATATTATTCAAAATTTATTGAAATCTATATACTAAAAGTGATATTATTTTCTTATAACCCTAAGGTTATGGAGGTATAAAAAATGCTGAATATTGGTTTAAAAATTCGTGAATTACGCAAATCTCTTGGTATGACATCTAGTCAATTAGCTTCTAAAATAGGTGTAGCTCAAAGTTTCATATCTGGTATTGAAAATGGTTCTAAAAAATGTTCTTTAGAGAATCTATATAAAATTTGTAGTGTTCTTAATATTTCTTTATCAGAATTCTTTTCAGATAGCTCTGATGCTCTCAGTGATGATTTAAGAGAACTTTTAGATAGTGCTAAAGGTTTATCCCCTGAACAAATCAAAGCCTTTACAGAAGTCTTTAAAACGATTCAGAAAGGATGATTAAAATGTCAAATGAAGAAAAAATATTAAACTTACTTGAACAAATGCAAAAAGATATCAGCACTCTTAAAGAAGGTCAAACACATACCAATCAACGCCTTGATAACATTGAATCTGAAATCAAAAATCTCAGAACTGATGTAACAAGTCTTAAGCAAGGACAACAAGAAATCAAAGATCATCTTATTGAATTAGACACTAAAAATGCCAATAGACATCTAGAAATTATTGATAAACTTTCTGACGATATTGCTTTTATCAAACATAAAGAATTTAAAAACGAAGAAGATATTTTTAAATTAAAGAAAAATCTTCAAATTATTAAATAAACTGGACATTGTTCGGTTTATTTTTTTGCCTTTATTCTATAAGTTAATTAGCTATTTCAAATATTGATAACTGATTAACTTGCCTGTCAGATTTAATGATCCTTATAGATTCATCAATGATATTCAAAGAATTTACTAATGTTTCTACTGGTATATCTTCCCATTTCTCTCCACCTAATTTAATTAGCACTCTCTGTTTTACAAGTTCATATTCTTCATCTGCCTTATCAATTCCAAGTCTTTTCTTGATATACTTGCAGATATTTTGCTTTTCTTTACTTAAAGGTCTAAAATATTGGGAACACTTTTCCTCTATCTGATTGATTTTATCTGTTACTATTTCATCAACTAAACTTGTCATTTCAACTTTCATTGCATTAAATATCTTCTGTTGCAGTTTTACTTCTGTTACATACATTCCATTTTTACGAATTGATGGCAGAACTTCATCGAATACCCATTTTTCAAATCTTTCTGCACTAGGTAACTCTGACTTAATAATTAGTCTATAAATATCGCCTTCTGGAATTACATTAGTTTCTTGAATTCCACCTTTTGAAGGTATTCCCGCTTTGGTAATACCTTTACAATGTTGAATTACAGCTTTACTAGGATTTTTATATCCTAATGCTCTAGCTACATCTACTCCAACTGCATAAGGCTTCTTATTGATTTCAACCATTCTAACTTGTCCAAATTCACTGCTTTGAAAAATTTGCAAATCGTTCATCTTTTGTCCTCCTTTAAAATTTGATAATTTGTATAAACTAATTATGCAGTGTCTAATAGGTCGGTCAATTCAATCTCTAAGGCTGTTGCTAGTTTTCTTAGAGTGTTTAATGAAGGGTTGCTTGCTTTACCATTTTCTAAATCAGCAATATAACCTATAGCTACACTGCTTTTAACTGATAACTTTTGAAGTGTTAACCCTTTTTGTATTCTTATTGCTTTCAGCTTTTTCAAACTATCACCTCCAAAGCTGTTGTCTATATTATATTCGTTTTTAGCGAATTTTATAAATGTTGTATACTCGTTTATAACGAATATATTGTTGTTTATCTTTCTTTCCCTCTTATTTACTTGATTTTTCTTAAAATTTCATTTAATATTAATTTATAATATTTCGTTTTAAACGAAAAAAGAGGTGTTATTATGAATAATTTTATTGGTAATCGTATAAGGTTCTTAAGAAAACAAATGAATTTAACTATGAAGCAGTTAGCTGATAAGTTAAATAGTTCTGCTGGTTTCATTAGCGATATAGAAAATAATAAAAGTATGCCATCTATACCAAAATTAATAGAAATTTGTAATGTTTTAAATATCACTCTTTCGGATTTTTTTAACGAAAGCACAGAACCAATAACACTAACTCCAGAACTTAAAGAATTGGTACGTCATGCTAAAAACCTAACTCCAGAACAGCTAGAACAATTAACCAAGTTCATCAGAACATTAAAATAAACAACTCCCTTCGATCTACGATTTGTAACTTATTCATCTTTTGTCCTCCTTTACCAAGATTTACAGCTATTTTTGTGTTGTTACGTGTGAGAAAATATAGTTAGGCGATACCATCTTTTTGTAAATCTTGATTGCCACAATTGGTAAAAAAAATATCATTTACAGATTTATTAAAAATGCTTGATATTTTTAATGCTATATCTAAACTTGGTATACTTTTACTATTCTCAATAGAATTAATCGTATTTCTACTTACTCCAACTTTTTTTGCTAACTCCATTTGAGATAAATTATGCTTTGCGCGAAGAATTTTAAGATTGTTGGAATACACGTTTTACACCTCCTTTAATTTTATTGTAAATCTTGTTTGTCGTCTTGTCAAGTATGATTTGCATTTTTTTAATAAATTATTCGTTGTTTTTGGAAATTATGTATTACAATATACACAAGGGGTGAAAATATGGATTTGAAAAAACTCGGTCATCTTTTACAAACAAAAAGAAAAGAATTAAACTTATCTATTCGAAAAGCTTCAGAATTGATTGGCATTAGTCATACCTATTTATCCAATTTAGAAAAAGCTAACGATCCACGAAGTGGTGCTCCAGTAAAGCCCACATTAGAAACTCTTAAATTGATTAGCAACGCATATAAAATTGATTTAAATGTACTAATGGATATTTCTGGATATGCCTCATTCTTACAAACTAATCGCTTAGCTGAAAATACGTTTAAAGAAACAGCAACTCAACATAAACCTACTAAAAAAGAAAAAATTGCTGAAGAACTAATACAAGTACTAGTTGATGCTGGTGAACTTAAGCCTGGTGAAGAGCTTTCTGAAGAAAAAAGAGAAAGACTTTTCAAAATGATAAAAAAAGCAATTGAATTATCTAAATTATAAAAAGCAACCAAGTTTATGAGCGATTTTGGTTGCTTTTTACTTCTTTATCTAATATTTCCTTAATTTTTAGAACATCAATATTTTCGTTTATTTCTTTTGCAATTTTCTCTATTAATTTTTTCATGTTTTAGTCCCCCTTTGCGTGGTCCCACTGGTAAACAATAGAACGTTTGTTCGATTTTTATTCTACCACTTTTATACATTTTTTTCAATTCAACAAAATTATTTTTAAAAAAACTAATCAAATCTTTCTACACAAGATTATAGCATGTTTTTAAATCGCTACAGCGATATCGTTCGTCTTTTTCTTGTATTTTTCGACATTGTTTTTAATATAAATTCTTACGTTTTATAGAATTTTAATTTTATCGACGAATTTTGATAATCTTTTCATAAAATAAGTAGTATAATGTCTTTGCAAATTTTTAATTTTGGAGGTGTTTTATGTTTAAAAAAACAAAAACTAATGAAAATGATGTTGATTCATTAAAATCTAATTCAAAAAAGAAACCATTTTATAAGCGTTGGTGGTTTATTATTATTGTTATTTTAATATTCGTTAGTAGTATAAGCTCAAATGATAAAAATCCTAATGAGCAAACATCAAAAGAAAACAATACTGAAAGTCAAATAGAAAAAGTTACTATTCAAGAAAAAGAAGATCCTACAGAATTTAAAGCAGATTTAACCTTAGAAGTAGACAAGCAAAATATTATTGCCACAATAAACACCAACGCTCCAGATGGAACATTATTCGAAACTTCTATCATCAATGCTGATATGAATAATTTTAAATCTGCAAGTGAGTTCATTGCAGCTAAGGATGGAAAAGCAACTTATACTTTTACTGTTGCAGATTGGCCAACTGGATACATAGGCGGAATATCATCAATGAGATTTGATTTAGAAGATCATCCACAACCTGCAAATGTTATTGATCTTTATGGTTCCAAAGGAGAAAAAGCTAAAGGAGATCAAATTGTAGATGCACATGATGGTTTTAAATATGGACAAATACAAACTGTTACTGTTGCATATCCAAGCAAACAAGCTGTAAAAGAAAAGTTAGATAAATTATTTATAGACACATTAAATTCCATGATTGAAAAAAGTAATGGCGTAATTATAAGTATACAACCATATCTTAAAGATAAGGATTGGTCAACTGTGGCAGTAACAGTGAGTGATTCTTGGTATTCTTCTCCTGAACATGAAAAAGAAAGATTTGCAGAGCAAATAGCTACAACAATAGAACAATTAATACATAATTGTGAACAAGTCGAAAAAGACAAATCTGTTCAGGTATATTATTTTGATTCTTATCAAAAAGAATTGGCTTCGCCTAAAATATTAGGAGGGTATGAAATTAAAAGATAAAAGCTGTTTCTTAACAGCTTTTATTAATTTCCATGTGACTAAAAGCCTTTCTAATGATAAAATATAAATATGGATATGGTTTATTGAAAGGATGAATACTATGGAAAAAATATTACAGCAAATACTAAATGAACTCAAGACGATTAAGACTGATATTAACGACCTTAAAGAAGGACAAATGCAAACTAATGAACGTCTTACTAAACTTGAAAAGGGCCAATTTCGCATTGAGAAAAAACTTGATACTGTTCATGACCAAACTGCAAATCTTACTGAATTTCGCACAGAAACAAATATGAAACTTGATAGTATCGATAATAAAATCAATGCTGTAGAAGCAGTTACTAAAGAAAACCTTTATGATATTGCTAAACTAAAACTCGCTAAATAAACCACTAGATAAAAGTGGTTTTTATTTTTATCTAAAATGATATTATAATAATATAAAGACTAACCAAAAAGGTGATAACATGAAAGCAGCAATATATAGTAGAAAAAGTAAATTTACTGGAAAAGGTGAATCTATACAAAACCAAATAGAACTTTGTAAAGAATATGCAAATAACTACTTCAATATTTCTGAATTTATTATTTATGAAGATGAAGGCTTCTCAGGTGGAAATACAGATAGGCCCGAATATCAAAGAATGATTGCAGATGCTAAGAAAAAGAAATTTGATGTACTTATCTGTTATAGACTTGATAGAATCAGTAGAAATGTGCTTGATTTTTCTAAAACTATAGAGATGTTGCAAGCGAATAATATTTCTTTTGTGTCTATTAGAGAACAATTTGACACTTCTACTCCTATGGGCAGAGCTATGATGTATATATCTTCTGTTTTTGCTCAACTCGAAAGGGAAACAATAGCAGAGCGTATCAAAGACAATATGCAGCGTCTTGCTTTAACTGGTAGATGGTTAGGTGGAAAAAAACCTTTTGGTTTCAAAAGTAAACAAATAGAAGTAATAAACTACGAGGGCGAAAAAAGAAAATTATACGAACTTATTCCCATACCAGAAGAAATTGAAATAGTAAAATTAATCTACAAAAAATATATTGAATTATGCAGTTTTACAAAAGTAGAATCTTATCTTATACAAAACAATATAAAAAGGAATGGAAAATTTTTTAACCAATCTACAGTCAGCTATATTCTAAGAAATCCTGTATATTGTGTAGCGGATCAACTATCTTACGAATATTTTAGTCGTCAAGGTTCTGCAACTCCAGATAAAAATGAATTTGATGGGAAAAGTGGATTAATTGCATATTCAAAAAGATGTGAAACGACCTGGACCATAAGAAATAAAAAAGATTGGATCATAGGTGTAGGTAGGCATAAAGGCATAATATCATCTAAAGACTGGATACAAGTACAAAATATTGCAGAAGAAAATCAAACCAAAGCAATAAAAAATGGTACAAGTAGAATAAGTCTTATAACTCCTCTCTTAAAATGCAAATGCGGGGAAACAATGAAAGCAAGTAGTATACAAAAAAATAATGATGGAAGTATAAAAT includes:
- a CDS encoding helix-turn-helix transcriptional regulator, producing MINEIINNLKSIRIKNRITMVELSNKTGISQKHISNIENFKTTPSIDTLQKLADGLGYKIELSLIGDKNTA
- a CDS encoding helix-turn-helix domain-containing protein; protein product: MLNIGLKIRELRKSLGMTSSQLASKIGVAQSFISGIENGSKKCSLENLYKICSVLNISLSEFFSDSSDALSDDLRELLDSAKGLSPEQIKAFTEVFKTIQKG
- a CDS encoding BRO-N domain-containing protein, yielding MNDLQIFQSSEFGQVRMVEINKKPYAVGVDVARALGYKNPSKAVIQHCKGITKAGIPSKGGIQETNVIPEGDIYRLIIKSELPSAERFEKWVFDEVLPSIRKNGMYVTEVKLQQKIFNAMKVEMTSLVDEIVTDKINQIEEKCSQYFRPLSKEKQNICKYIKKRLGIDKADEEYELVKQRVLIKLGGEKWEDIPVETLVNSLNIIDESIRIIKSDRQVNQLSIFEIAN
- a CDS encoding helix-turn-helix domain-containing protein, giving the protein MKKLKAIRIQKGLTLQKLSVKSSVAIGYIADLENGKASNPSLNTLRKLATALEIELTDLLDTA
- a CDS encoding helix-turn-helix domain-containing protein, which produces MNNFIGNRIRFLRKQMNLTMKQLADKLNSSAGFISDIENNKSMPSIPKLIEICNVLNITLSDFFNESTEPITLTPELKELVRHAKNLTPEQLEQLTKFIRTLK
- a CDS encoding helix-turn-helix transcriptional regulator; translation: MYSNNLKILRAKHNLSQMELAKKVGVSRNTINSIENSKSIPSLDIALKISSIFNKSVNDIFFTNCGNQDLQKDGIA
- a CDS encoding helix-turn-helix domain-containing protein — protein: MKKLGHLLQTKRKELNLSIRKASELIGISHTYLSNLEKANDPRSGAPVKPTLETLKLISNAYKIDLNVLMDISGYASFLQTNRLAENTFKETATQHKPTKKEKIAEELIQVLVDAGELKPGEELSEEKRERLFKMIKKAIELSKL
- a CDS encoding recombinase family protein: MKAAIYSRKSKFTGKGESIQNQIELCKEYANNYFNISEFIIYEDEGFSGGNTDRPEYQRMIADAKKKKFDVLICYRLDRISRNVLDFSKTIEMLQANNISFVSIREQFDTSTPMGRAMMYISSVFAQLERETIAERIKDNMQRLALTGRWLGGKKPFGFKSKQIEVINYEGEKRKLYELIPIPEEIEIVKLIYKKYIELCSFTKVESYLIQNNIKRNGKFFNQSTVSYILRNPVYCVADQLSYEYFSRQGSATPDKNEFDGKSGLIAYSKRCETTWTIRNKKDWIIGVGRHKGIISSKDWIQVQNIAEENQTKAIKNGTSRISLITPLLKCKCGETMKASSIQKNNDGSIKYYYYVCRRKERTNGSLCNIKNCNGHKADKEVVESLKKFAFNTENLQKLFFGEINSLNSRKENSEDKKKSLLNEIEKKKTMISKLVDSITGSDNSAATKYILEKINKIDNEIKELQKELQTLDNKIETDMLKKLNYEITLELFKKVADLDKLNFEEKQQLIHKLVDKIVWDGENLHLYIKNINSTNCIS